One Tunturibacter gelidoferens genomic region harbors:
- a CDS encoding 4-hydroxy-3-methylbut-2-enyl diphosphate reductase — MTTTTLDHAVVTDSGNKTKTKRVLLLKPRGFCAGVVRAIDIVQIALETFGAPIYVRKEIVHNSYVVTDLAKKGAIFVNELDEVPEGARVIYSAHGVSPAVRDRAKERGLKVVDATCPLVTKVHVEAIKFAKQGYSLVLIGHRDHDEIEGTQGEAPDVTQVVSTVQEVADLVVPDPNRVAYLTQTTLSLDEARDMIQALKNKFPNIVGPHSQDICYATENRQVAVKNVAHGADLVLVVGSTNSSNSNRLVEVSKNLDTNSYLIDTADAIRPEWLDGVDTVAVTAGASAPEVLVKDVVEYLQTMGYGSVDEVEVMPENVRFGLPPEIVQAIASAPPVNR, encoded by the coding sequence GTGACTACAACCACCCTTGATCACGCCGTTGTAACCGATAGCGGCAACAAAACGAAAACTAAGCGGGTTCTCCTCCTCAAGCCTCGCGGCTTCTGTGCCGGCGTCGTGCGCGCGATCGATATCGTGCAGATTGCGCTGGAGACCTTTGGCGCTCCGATCTATGTTCGCAAAGAGATTGTTCATAACAGCTATGTTGTGACCGACCTGGCGAAGAAGGGCGCGATCTTCGTCAACGAACTTGATGAGGTTCCGGAGGGAGCGCGGGTGATTTACTCGGCTCATGGAGTTTCGCCGGCGGTCCGTGACCGGGCGAAGGAACGCGGCCTGAAGGTGGTGGATGCTACCTGCCCGCTGGTGACGAAGGTTCACGTTGAGGCGATTAAATTTGCGAAGCAGGGGTACTCGCTGGTGCTGATTGGTCACCGTGACCATGACGAGATAGAGGGTACACAGGGTGAGGCTCCGGATGTGACTCAGGTTGTCTCGACGGTGCAGGAGGTTGCGGACCTTGTTGTGCCAGATCCGAATCGCGTGGCTTATCTGACGCAAACGACCTTATCGCTCGATGAGGCCCGGGATATGATTCAGGCGCTCAAGAATAAGTTTCCCAACATCGTTGGGCCGCACTCGCAGGACATCTGCTATGCGACGGAGAACCGGCAGGTTGCGGTGAAGAATGTTGCTCACGGAGCGGACCTGGTTCTGGTTGTTGGGTCGACCAACAGCTCCAACTCCAATCGCCTGGTCGAGGTTTCCAAGAATCTGGATACGAATTCATACCTCATCGACACGGCAGATGCTATTCGTCCGGAGTGGCTTGATGGGGTTGACACGGTTGCTGTGACGGCTGGTGCTTCGGCTCCAGAGGTTCTGGTAAAGGACGTTGTCGAGTATCTGCAGACGATGGGGTATGGTTCGGTCGATGAAGTTGAAGTGATGCCGGAGAACGTTCGCTTTGGCTTGCCGCCGGAGATCGTTCAGGCGATTGCATCTGCTCCACCAGTAAACCGGTAA